Genomic DNA from Urocitellus parryii isolate mUroPar1 chromosome 5, mUroPar1.hap1, whole genome shotgun sequence:
GCATGCTGTACGgattttgagaaaatgtttgtCAAAGGCCTCTTGGCAGGTCTCAATTGCCGACTTCCCCTAAGGGCCCTTAGTCACCTGTTGAGGCTCCCAGGCCCTTTCCAGCCAGATGCCCTAATGGCCTCTCTACCTGTAAACCCAGAGGGGTTCAGTCCAAGATGCAGCAAAAACATAGTACCTGCCCCAGCATGGCTCTTGGTCCCTGTGCCAGCCTCTAAAAGCAAGCATAGGACAGTTTCTGCCTCCACTCCAAAGGGCCTGAGATAACTCTAAGCAAAATGAATATTCACCTTCCTTGGGTAACCTTGCCAGAAACCCCTTATTGTTTCAGGTTTTTGGAATGCTTTCTCTGAGACTCGTGGGCTAGAGCCTAGAATTTAGTAGGtgcaaaatgtgttttcttcatcTCCTCTAGGCAGCCAGGACAGGCTGGCCCCTTTCATCAGGGCCCACCTCTTATAGACCCTGACTTGGTCAGCTTGTTAAGCAGATCTGGAGGCACCAATGGTCCCAGGGGCTAAACAGAAGGCTGGACTGTCCTGCATAACGTTCCTTCCCATAAGGCTGGAAGACACAGGCCCTGTCTGCCCAGGGGCTATACCTGGAAGATGAAGTGTTCATCAAACTGGGGGCTGGAGGTTGTGCGTTTGGTCTTGGACTGGAGGAAGCGCCGCTCATCAGGCAGTAGGTGGAGCTTCACCAGGAGGCTGCCGGTCTCAGAGGGTGCTTGCAGCAACCGTGCCTTGATCAGGCCCACCAGCAGCCGCTCAGTCTCCTGCTGGTATTCCACAGAGAACCACAGCCGGCCCAGGCAGCCGTCAGGGAAATCAGTTTCACTTGGGTCCTCTGGAAACTTGTACAACTCTGGGTTGATGGTCCCCACCACACCTGCATCTCCTACAACAGAATGGCTTGGAGGTCTGGCTGGCAAGAGGAAGACAGGCACATGGAAGATAGTAGCAAGATCTAGCCATATCACTACTGTGGCCCTGCTCCCTTCATCTGAGCCTCAACTAGTCTGACCACCTCTACCTCACTCTCTTCTCCAGACTATGAAGGTGACCTCCCTCTGGTGCATGTAAGCATTCCATTACCCATTCAATGCCTACTCCACACACCTGTGCCCTATGGTCAACTCCTATCCCTGGAGGTCAAGGCATGCTTTCCAGTACATTCTGTCCAGCACCTGGCCTGGTCCCTTTCCTCGGTGCCTAGAGAATGACCCAGTGATAACACATTGcgtttttttcttcctcttcaaatTGGAAGTACCAAGCTGATTACTGGGTGGTTCCTGAGAAGGTCTCTTGGGAGATTTTCAGAAGCAAAGAGGAGACTGGAAAGTTGTCTCTACCTCCTACACTTCTGCCTTCTCAGTTGGCCATCATCTCCTGGAGCAGGATGTTGTATAAGTTCTGCACCTGGTTACACCTACTTTTGAATCCCAGACCTGTTGCTTATTGCCTCTGAGACCTTGGTAAGGCACTGCTGCTTAACTTCCAGAATGTAAAATGAGTTACTTCCTTCCCCACCAAGATGTTAAGGTCTAACTCCAAAACAGCACAGTGGTCATATCTCAAGGGCATGAGGCGCAGTCAGTACTTGGTAAGTAAAAGTACCCGGAAAGAATGGTCTCTGGGTAACTCTGGCCTTCCTGGGCCAGAGGCTGTTCAGCAGCCTGACTCGGGAAAGCAGGTGGATCCACCAAGCCCAGGCGGACCCTGATCTGCGGGAGTACTCACCAAGATTGCCGCTGGAGGTATGAGGCAGGAGCTCTGGGACTAGACAGGGGTCCTGTGGGGCCCGGGACAGCTCTTTGTTATGCAGGGGTACCCAGTCTCGGCCTTGGAAGGAAGGGGGCACCATGAATGGCACACCTGATGGCCTGTTCAgaagtaaagaaacaaaatgtagGTGGCAGGTGAAGGGTGGGGCCTCAGTGTGCTCAGCTAAGAGGGGTTGAGTGCCAGGGACTGGAGGGAGGAAAGTCACTGGGAGCCAGGAGGTAAAAGCATCATTTTCTGGGTCCACACCAGGatggacagacacacacacacacacacacacacacacacacacacagccagtcAGTGCCTCTGTCTGTCCACAGCAATGGGGTGTTGGAGAAAGAACAATAGCCTCCAACGTCAGCCTACCCAGTTTCTAATTCCTGTTCTGTCTCTTACTAGTTTTGAAGCCTAGACCTGTTACTTAtgttctctgagccttggtttacTCAGCTAGAAATGGGTTTCACAATGCCTGTCTCACAACTTGTGGTGAGGTTTCTGGGTTTCTTTGTGGTAGCTCCTGGCATGCCCAGGGCTTGCAGGAAGAGCTCTAAAAacagaacttttctttttcacccaatccGATGGCAACTCCATAGAGAGGACCCTAGAGAAAGAACCACTTGGCCCCCATCCTGCCTTACCTGCTCAGCTGGGTCCTGGAATGTAGCTGACAGCGCTTGTCCCCCTGTCCAAGGGAGGCAGCGCTGATGGCGGTGGCTGgtgtctctggcagctcctcaTAGGTGAAGGTGGCACAAAACCTCCTCCACAGACAGCAACTCACACCAGTCATCAGCAGTAGAAGCAGGCCCCCAACGATGCCCCCAATCACCAGGGCCAGCTGCTCTGGGGACAGAGACCACCAGGCAGACAGTGATGCCTGCCTGGTGAAAGCCACTCCCCCACACAGCTCAGACCTGTGGGGGCAAGATTGGGGTAGCAACCCTACACCCTGGGTTATATTTCTGGAGTGATGCTGAAGCAAGCAGCTGGCTGGTCTCAGTGGGACAAGACATTTCCATTGGGGCCCTAGTGTCTGCCCCCCCGGAAAGCCTTAGTGTTTCTCTTGGAAAGCAGCAGGCCCTGGATTTGAGATTGTGACTGAAATGAAGTGTTTCTTGTTGTTTTGATTGAAAATCAAACCTTCTCCTACCAGAGCCTTCAACTTCCCTGAGATCCTTTTGAGGTTTGAGGGTGGTCTTGTGGATAAGCACACACCGCAAGGAAAGCCCAAGGAGGAACCCATGCCCCTGATGTGCACCCAGGTTCCAGCAGGTTCTGGACGTTGCTGTGAGGCTGGACTCACCTTGGGTTTGGTTACCTTCCCTAACACCAGttcccttccccagccctctatcAAGATGAGCCTGTACTTAGGGGAGATGGTGGGAGGCAGTTGTGGGAAACAGAGACATATGGGCCTTTCCCTGTTGCACTCACACGCCTATATTTGTGGGTTTCTGGGAGGCTTTGCCAGGAGCCCGCTGAGAACGCTTTGGCCCCTTTCAACTGGTCATCACAGCAGGACAAAGGGGCACTTGAAGGGCGGGGGCTTCCAGGGCTCCAGGCTCTGGGTTATGGACCAGTTGGGGTGGTGAGAAGGCCAGACCCCGACACCTTCTAACTTGGCAATTGTTTTCCAGGAGCCGACCTCTCTACTCCATTCTCGCACTCCTCTAGGAGCCGGGCTGAGGCCGGAGTGGGCAGGGGCTGTGGCCCAGCGGGATCTGCAGGGCGGAGGCAAGTGCTGGAACCTGTCGCCCAGAGTAGCCTCTCATGACGTAGAGCCCGGGGCAAAGAAGACGGGGCACTTACCCGCCATGAGGCTGCTTTGTCCGGTCCTGGGGCGCCAGACGGGGCTCAATCTCTAGGGTCTCTGCACCTCCAGCTGGAGCCACGGGCAGGCACTTCAGGCGTGGCGCAGGGCCATCGGGAAGTCGCGGGGGCGATGGGTTGAGGGTTGCTGCCCTGAGGTCCGCAACGGAGTGGCTGACGGGGGCAGGGATCCCGAGTCCCGAGGCCACAGCTCCGCCCCAGCCGGACCCTGGCAGAGGCCGGGAGGGGCGCGGAGCCCGCGGTGCGCTCTCGGAAACCGCCCGGCTCCGGGCGGGGCGGGTCTCAAGCGTCCTCAGGGCTCCCTGCAGCTACGGGCTGGGTGGGCTGCAAAACGGAGGGCAAAGCTAAAGCCTTCTCCACCAGGTTGTGACAGAGAGCTCCACATCTGGTCCCTCACACCTGTTGTCCTTGGCATATGTCGTATCAAGTTGACCTCATGGGTCATTGTCGCCGTGGACAAAATAACCAAGAGTTGAGAGAGATTCTGGAGCTCCATCTCCTAGGGTTCTTACTCTGGCTCCCCACCCGCCAGCTGTGAGAGTTGGCCCACTTCAGTTTAACCCTCTGTGCTCCCTCTCCTTGGTTGGGTAATAACAGCATGCCTGGGGGTTAATGTGTATAAGGGGTTGTCACAAGGATGATTGGCCCAACATTGACTTACAATGTATGTAAAGGggacttaaattaaaaaaaaaaaatggtgcagtGTGTTCCAGCCACTGCCAAGGAGACTATATGACTGAGGGAGTTGTCCCCTGGGTCACCTACTCACAGCCCTTAATACTGTGGCGATTACTATCAGACCACCTGCTGGTGAACACAGCCTTGGTCCAGAGGCTCCTGGAAAGGCGCTGGGGTCTTCTGAGCTTCGGCATCAAGTGGATGCAGTCCAAGGATACTGCACCCGCCTCTCATCTGCACACATCCCCTTGGAGAGGACCTGAAGGGGAGAGCTTGAGACTTGGAGGTGTCTCTTTCATGAAGGTAATGTCCAAAGATAGCCTGAATTGGCCTCCCCTAGTCATCCGTGCCTAGGGAAGGCTGGGTAGGCAAGTGGGAGGGAGGGGACTCAACAGTCAGTATGCATGAGGATCTGGTCCTGCTGGGTCACCCTAGGCGGAATAGGTGGTAAATTGGTGTATCCCTCATCTTGTGGCCACCTTCTGCGACTATGGGCAGAGGCAGTGGTCACTCTCCTTGTGGAGTATGAATTTAGGGAGGAGGTAATGATAAAACAGAATCCCCACATTTGGCCAGCCACATTTCTACCCCATCCTTACACTTGCTAAGAACCAGGCAGAGGTCTGTTTCTCCTACTGTCGTCTCTCCTGGCACAAACTTGCCTTCAGGCTCCAGTCAGACTGGAGcgtcaggaggatcacaggacCCTGACTTCTGCTTCCACATAGGTAACCAATGGAGGCCACAATGGGGGCAGTGTCTCCAAAAAGGGGCAATGCCAGGTGTCCCATCTTCATCTCATGTGAGTTAGATATCTGTACTGTTTAGTTTCCCATTGCACTGCCATAAATTAGAACAGATATAGCACTTTAAGTTTAGTGTACAGAAACATTTACCCAAATCTGTCTGGCTACTTGTGTTTGTGGCAGAAACTGAACTCTTCCTGTACCACCCACAGGTTTTAAGCCTCGtttacatttgaaaaatggaCTTGCTCACTGCTGGGAGAAGAATGTTGAATTTTTACTTGTTAAAGTTGactcataatatatatatatatatttggctgggggtaccagggattgagctttgggccactcaatcactgaaccagatcctcagtcctattttgtattttatttagaaacagggtttcattgagttgcttagggcaactcacttttgctgagactggctttgaactcgtgatcctcctgcttcagcctccccagaagctgggattacaggagtgcaccaccatgcttggtgACTCgtaatgtttttaaagttaaaaaaaaaaaatcttaacattctAAGAGTCAGAAAGATGttttccttctggaggctctagCAGAGAAgctatttctttgccttttccaacTTCTAGAGGCTACCTACTAGAGGATCCCCTATCTTCAAAGCCAGAAGCACAGCATTTTCTTATTTGACTCTGGGTCATTTTAATAACCGTTTCTGCCTCCCTTTTATAAGGACCCTCAAGATTATATGGGCCCCACTATACAATCCAGAATAATCTCCACATATCAGTATCATTAAGTGATTCACATCTGCAGTATCCCTTTTGCTATGTAAGAGACTCATGGATTTTGCGTACTCATGGGTTCTGGAGTATGG
This window encodes:
- the LOC113188633 gene encoding synaptotagmin-15 isoform X2, whose translation is MAEQLALVIGGIVGGLLLLLMTGVSCCLWRRFCATFTYEELPETPATAISAASLGQGDKRCQLHSRTQLSRPSGVPFMVPPSFQGRDWVPLHNKELSRAPQDPCLVPELLPHTSSGNLGDAGVVGTINPELYKFPEDPSETDFPDGCLGRLWFSVEYQQETERLLVGLIKARLLQAPSETGSLLVKLHLLPDERRFLQSKTKRTTSSPQFDEHFIFQVSCKSVTQRVLKFSVYHVNRQRKHQLLGQVLFPLKNETLAGDCHHVFWRDLEAESLEPPSEFGDLQFCLSYNDYLNRLTVVVLRAKGLQLQEDRSVVSVFVKVSLMNQNKFVKCKKTSAVLGSVNPVYNETFSFKADATELDTASLSLTVLQSTGGDRSHPLGRVVVGPYMYTRGRELEHWDEMLSKPKELVKRWHALCGPTEP
- the LOC113188633 gene encoding synaptotagmin-15 isoform X1, which encodes MAEQLALVIGGIVGGLLLLLMTGVSCCLWRRFCATFTYEELPETPATAISAASLGQGDKRCQLHSRTQLSRPSGVPFMVPPSFQGRDWVPLHNKELSRAPQDPCLVPELLPHTSSGNLARPPSHSVVGDAGVVGTINPELYKFPEDPSETDFPDGCLGRLWFSVEYQQETERLLVGLIKARLLQAPSETGSLLVKLHLLPDERRFLQSKTKRTTSSPQFDEHFIFQVSCKSVTQRVLKFSVYHVNRQRKHQLLGQVLFPLKNETLAGDCHHVFWRDLEAESLEPPSEFGDLQFCLSYNDYLNRLTVVVLRAKGLQLQEDRSVVSVFVKVSLMNQNKFVKCKKTSAVLGSVNPVYNETFSFKADATELDTASLSLTVLQSTGGDRSHPLGRVVVGPYMYTRGRELEHWDEMLSKPKELVKRWHALCGPTEP
- the LOC113188633 gene encoding synaptotagmin-15 isoform X3; amino-acid sequence: MAEQLALVIGGIVGGLLLLLMTGVSCCLWRRFCATFTYEELPETPATAISAASLGQGDKRCQLHSRTQLSRPSGVPFMVPPSFQGRDWVPLHNKELSRAPQDPCLVPELLPHTSSGNLARPPSHSVVGDAGVVGTINPELYKFPEDPSETDFPDGCLGRLWFSVEYQQETERLLVGLIKARLLQAPSETGSLLVKLHLLPDERRFLQSKTKRTTSSPQFDEHFIFQVSCKSVTQRVLKFSVYHVNRQRKHQLLGQVLFPLKNETLAGDCHHVFWRDLEAESLEPPSEFGDLQFCLSYNDYLNRLTVVVLRAKGLQLQEDRSVVRSHPLGRVVVGPYMYTRGRELEHWDEMLSKPKELVKRWHALCGPTEP